The following proteins are co-located in the Hevea brasiliensis isolate MT/VB/25A 57/8 chromosome 11, ASM3005281v1, whole genome shotgun sequence genome:
- the LOC110633175 gene encoding tryptophan synthase beta chain 2, chloroplastic: protein MIAKRMGMKSVVAATGAGQHRVATAAACAKLSLECTVFMGTSDMEKQSSNVLLMKLLGTEVKGVEGNFKDASSQAIREWVGNLQTTYYLTGTIVGPHPCPSMVREFQSVIGKETRRQAMEKWGGKPDVLLACVGSGSNALGIFHEFIGDEDVRLIGVEAAGFGLDSGKHAATLARGEVGVYHGAMSYLLQDEEGQIIGPHSIGVGLEYPGVSPELSFLKDTGRAEFYSATDEEAVEAYKRLSRIEGIIPSLEASHALAFLEKLCPTLPSGTKVIVNCSGRGDKDAATVLNYQQYSM from the exons ATGATTGCCAAACGCATGGGTATGAAAAGTGTTGTGGCTGCCACTGGGGCTGGACAACATCGAGTTGCAACTGCAGCTGCATGTGCCAAGCTTTCTTTGGAGTGTACTGTTTTCATGGGCACTTCAGATATGGAAAAACAATCCTCAAACGTACTCTTGATGAAACTATTAGGAACCGAG GTTAAAGGTgtggaaggaaattttaaagatgCAAGTTCACAGGCAATCAGGGAATGGGTGGGAAATTTACAGACAACCTATTACTTGACAGGTACTATAGTGGGGCCTCATCCATGTCCAAGCATGGTCCGCGAGTTCCAGTCAGTGATAGGAAAGGAAACGCGGAGGCAAGCGATGGAGAAATGGGGTGGCAAGCCAGATGTCCTGCTTGCCTGTGTAGGGAGTGGATCTAATGCACTGGGGATATTCCACGAATTCATAGGAGATGAAGATGTGAGGTTGATAGgagttgaggctgctgggtttgGTTTAGATAGTGGGAAACATGCTGCTACTCTGGCTAGAGGAGAAGTGGGAGTTTACCATGGAGCCATGAGCTACTTGTTGCAGGATGAGGAAGGCCAGATAATAGGACCACACTCTATTGGTGTGGG GCTAGAATACCCAGGAGTTAGCCCAGAACTAAGCTTTCTTAAAGACACAGGACGTGCAGAGTTTTATTCTGCAACAGATGAAGAAGCTGTAGAAG CATACAAAAGGCTTAGCAGAATAGAGGGTATAATTCCATCTCTGGAGGCATCTCATGCATTGGCATTTCTGGAGAAACTTTGTCCAACTTTACCCAGTGGCACTAAGGTCATAGTAAACTGCAGTGGTCGTGGAGATAAAGATGCTGCAACCGTCTTAAACTACCAACAATATTCAATGTAA